The sequence tgatccccattttacagaggaggaaactgaggttcagagaggaacTTGGCAGTTCTGGGGAGGAGGACTTGGCTTTCCCCCCATCTCTGCCACTGACTGGCTAGATGTGTGAGGAGTGGGTTAGCTGGGGTCTCAGACTCTGTTTGGGAGCTGGCAAATGTAAACGGCATGACAGTGAAAGacagtgtgagtcactcagtcaggtccgactctttgcgaccacatggactgtagccctccaggctcctctgtccatgggattatccagacaagaatactggagtgagggcTTCAGCAAAGGTTTCCTGGGAgacagggaggaaggaaagagcagcttgtggatcttagttccctgaccagggatggaactcaggccccctgcagtgaaagcacagggtcctaaccactggaccattagagAAGTCCCAGAAACAGTGGTGTTTCAGGACCTCACAAACCTAGGGGTTCAGACAGGACCTCAGTGTAGAAAAAGCTGCACCAATTCATGGGAGTGAGCAGAGGCCAGTAAGAGTGACAGGGAGCTGTGATGACCAGCCAAGGTTTACAGAGAGAGGAGACTGAAGCCAATCATCCAAGAGCGAGAAGAATGTTCTCTGCAAAGGGTCTGGGACTGGTGGGGGAAAAGCAGGAGAATGGGGGCTCCTGCGAGAAGAATGTTCTCTGCAAAGGGTCTGGGACTGGTGGGGGAAAAGCAGGAGaatgggggctcctctctgggGCTTACCCTTGGTCTTCAGGAGAGAGGTAAGGTATGGGAAGATGCTGGGTGTCCAGGGAAGCAGATGCCTCAGGAAGCAATCACTTTATTATGCTGGGACCAATTCCCTGTGGGAAAAAAGTGAGGTTTTGCATTTACtattcctaggtggcgctagtggtaaagaacccacctgccaatgcaggagacataagagacaaggggttcgatccctgggaagatgtccttgaggaggaaatggcaacccactccagtattcctgcctggagaattccatggacagaggagcctggcaggctacagtccgtggggtggcaaagagtcggacacgaataaGTACATATGTACTGTGTTTCAGCCAGCCATAGTCAAAAAATTGCATGCTTCcgtgtgtgtgttcctgtgtgtATGCAGACGTATGAGGGTATGTTTGATGTCAAAGTCTGATGTCAAAGTCCTCTTAAGTCTGTGATCTctttttatttccccaaccaCTTTGAGAGGTTGGCTGCATAGAAATGTCACCCTCAAGGACAGAATCAGAACTCCAGTGGGATGAACTGTCTTGTCCAGGGTCACAGGCCTTGAGAGTTGAAAAAGCCAAGCACAATCTACGCTCCTGCCCCTGAACTTTCTGCCTGGGCCCCTCTCCTACCTTCCAGGATACTGCATGGCACAGGCCACGGAGTCATCTACCTCCTCACACCcttagagagacagagagacagagagagagagaaggcactCCAGATGAACCCTGAAGAAAACCCCCACTGAGTTTGGTCGGTGTAGGAGGTGAGAGTGAAGGACTGAAACCAGAAAGATAAGGATTCCAGTGGCTGCAGAGGTCAGAGCCCCAGGCCAAGGTCAATCTTTTCCCAAACTACTTAAAGCGCCCATCACCACCTTAAGGAAAAACTGCTATAGAGAAAGGGCCTTTGAGGAGTATGGGCTGGTCCTTGGGGCAGCCTCTGGGGTGGGGGAgtactgggggtggggagggcttaGTGAGGGCCAACTAGTTTGACCTTCCCACTCCCCTGCCCAGAATCTCCAGTAGGATGGCCCTGAGGACCAAGGATCTGGGGAGTCAATCTCTGTCCCCTGCCAATAACGGCTGGCACCTGCAAAGCTCTCACTCTGCACCAGGCTGCTCTGAACGCTTTGTACATACAGGGTCAGTTAACCTTCACAACAGTCCTGGAGATACGATTgttacttccattttacagatgaggaaagggaaGCACAGGGAGGTTCAGTGACTTGCCCAGTGTTCCTCAGTTTGTCAGTGGCAGAGCCGGCCAGGAAATCTGCCTCTAGGAGctattctgcctctgttattaatagtaataataaccaAAGCTTCCATTGGACTGGTCCCTCCCATGTGCCTGGGGCTGAATTTCTCACAGCCATGCTGTGATTTAGGCGTTGATGTTCTCCGAATttctcatttcatagatgagtaAATCCGGGCTTAACAGGCAGCCTGGGGTGAAGTGACTTCAGACTCTCACAGATGCTGCGTCGAAATCCGAAGCTTCCACCCTGGTCGGCCTCTTTAAACTCGCTGCGTGACCGTGGGAAAAGCCCATTCCtttttggagcctcagtttccctgtcgcTTAGGCTTTCTGCTCCTGGTTCCCCTTTGATCCAGCGAGTGACCCAGTGAATGGGACTGCGGTGCAGGGGGACCTGAGGATCTTTGGCAACCCCAgagccttcctcctcccctcagccccccacGACCTCACCCTCTTCCAGAAGAAGTCGCCATACAGTTTCTGTCTCGCCTGGCAAGCTGGGGTAGGGTTGTGGGGAGGGCTGGACGTGTAGGTGCTGGGTGCGGAAGGTCACCGAGAGAAGAAGGCCTAGCTCCATTTGGGGAAGGGCCCAAGGGCCCAGAAGCCACGTGCTCCGGACCAGACTGTCCTGCGGGAAATGAGAAGCGCCCGGGACtcgaggagggggtggggagggagagtcgGAGGAGGCAGGTTCTGGGCagaagggctgggggtggggggaggcagagagCACGCGGACAAAGGAGGCGGCCGGCAGCCCAGCTGTTTTGAAAAATGCTTCCTGTTTCTTTAAAGGCGCTCGCGGCTCGGGCGGCCGGGGCTGGGGAGGCGGCGGCGCTGACTGATCTGGGGAACCGGGCTTCTGTGTAAACTGAGGCTAAACAAACACAGATGGAGCGCAGCGGGCGTTCTCCAGAAACGCTGGCACGGCGGCAGCGACTTCAGATGACACTCTGAGCGCTCCGGGAACGGACAGCCCGGCGGCGCAGCTGCCCCGGGGCgagggggagaaagggaggagggagggagggagcgagCGAGCAGGGGGAGAGCTGGCGACTCCGAGGCGCTGAGCGCGGCGGCCGCCGGGGCAGGCGGGCGCGCTTCCCGGGCAGCCCCACGCCCCTGCCTCGCGCGCTACCCGCGCCATGAAGCACATCCCGGTTCTCCAGGACGGGCCCTGGAAGACCGTGTGCGTGAAGGAGCTGAACGGCCTCAAGAAGCTCAAGAGGAAAGGCAAGGAGCCGGCGCGGCGCGCGAACGGCTATAAAACTTTCCGATTGGACTTGGAAGCGCCCGAGCGCGGCGCCACCGCCACCAACGGGCTGCGGGACAGAACCCAGCGGCTGCAGCCAGTCCCGACCCCGGTGCCAGCCCGGGTGGCGCCGGTCGTTCCCTCAGGTGGGGGCGCGGACACGGCCGGGGAGCGCGGGGGCGCCCGGGCGCCGGAGGTCTTGGACGCGCGGAAACGCGGCTTCGCCCTGGGCGCAGTGGGGCCGGGACTCCCCAcgccgcctccgccgccgccgcctcctgcGCCCCAGGGCCAGGTACCTGGGGGTCCCGAGACACAGCCTTTCCGGGAGCCGGGCCTGCGTCCCCGCATCTTGCTGTGCGCACCGCCAGCACGCCCCACGCCGTCGGCGCCCCAGGCGCCCCCGGCGCCCCCAGAGCCCCCGGTGCGCCCCGCGCCCCCCACGCGCCCTGGGGAAAGTTCTTACTCGTCAATTTCACACGTAATTTACAATAACCACCCGGATTCCTCCGCGTCGCCTAGGAAACGGCCGGGCGAAGCTACCGCCGCCTCCTCGGAGATCAAAGCCCTGCAGCAGACCCGGAGGCTCCTGGCGAACGCCAGGGAGCGGACGCGGGTGCACACCATCAGCGCAGCCTTCGAGGCGCTCAGGAAGCAGGTACCGGTTCCCAGCCACACATCCTCACTGCACTTGGGGATGGCTGCGGGAGTGGGTGGGCAAGTGGCGGGGCGGGCTGGGTGGTGGGACTTTAAGGAGGGTGAGGGTTAAAGGGATTAAAGGGCAAGTAATCCTCACCTGGTCGGTCCCAGCGCCGGGACAGGTATGGGACCGCCTGGGGCAGAGACCTTTGCCACACTTTGGTTTAGGTCTTAGTTTGCAAAGTGGGGATGAAGGTTCGAGATCTCTGGCCCTCTTTACTGCCACTTCCATCCCCCTTGGGGTGACCCTGTCTGCGAGTCTGACTCTAGCCCTCATAGTTCAATTTTATGGCAGCGAATATTTGTCTCCCGGAGGCCATTGGGCGCCGTGAGGATTGGAGAGGGGAAATGTGGGAATCTGTCTCCGGTGGATAAGGGCGAAGACCCTTTTTCTGGCAGACCCGGAATGCTGCTGAGGGGTGGTCCTGGTTTTGCCAGAATATAAATGTTCTGCCTTCTGGGGGAGCCTGTCGACCCCTTTTTAGCCCCCGCCTCCCGGCGGGGTTGTCCGGCCCTCAGGTTGCCTACACACCCTGCAACAcccgcccccccaccaccacctcggTGTCCTTAAGGACCCTGGCTATAACCCTTCCCTGGGAATTGGCTGGAGTCTTTCCTGGAGATTCCCCCTTTACTGCTGACCTTCAGCGCACATGGAAGAGGCAGGTCGGCTGAGCAGAGAACTGGTTGATAGGGGATCTTCAGAAACTAGTTCCGGAGTGGGTTAGGGGCTTCTTAGTTTAGGGCAGGTGGCAGCTGTCCTCACCAGACACTGTCTTCTGAGGGGGATGGGGAGGAATATTTGTCCAAGAATTCCCTGTAGTGGGGAGTGGCAGTTTTACAATTCCACTTAGACAAGATTGAGACTGCCCAGGAGTTCTAGACTGTTCATTTTCATTGAGCAAAGAGAGATCTAAGAAGTGAGTGGTAAGTGCCCTCTGCCTCCACCTCACACAGGGCATGGGGAAGGTTGAGGGAGTAGGTGGGTGTGATTGGTTTGAATGGTCAGGATTTCTGCTTGCTCTGCCACTGACTTCCTGTGTGACTTCAGGAAAGTTACTCACCCTCTCTGGGCTTTAGCCAGTAACAAAGGATTTCAGAAAATATGATATTTTTGGATGAcactctctctgcttcctcctgtGAGTGGGTCGGGCAGTGCCTGTATTCACCCCTGGGAGAGAAATTGAACTCCTGGGAAAAGAGGCTCTATGACTTTTGAGCCAAAGTGTCTCACTTGGGAATAGGTGAGCTGATTGGTCAGTGAAGTGGAGTGGAGTGGAGGGGTCAGATAGCTGTCACAGATAGGTGGGACCCTGGGCAGTGGGCCAAGTGGAGAATTCAGTCTCAGGTAGCAGCCTGCTACCTGCCCCTCAGGATGGAAGACTGAAATGACAAAGATATGCCTGTCCACCTGCTCACCTTGAAGCTAGGAAAACCCCCTCAGATTGGGGAGGTCAGGTGCCCAGAGCATCACAGCTGGTGAGCAGCAGGACGGGGCTGGCACCCAGGCCCTCTGACTGCCAGCTCCGGGTTCTTTTTACTCCTCCAGCTGCCTCTTTCGATGCTGAGAAAATATTCATAGTCTTGTATGCTCAACTGCATCTCATTTGTCCAGTGACTTTAACATCTTTTAGTAATAAATTCCATCTTACCTGATCTTAACATCCCTCTCAGTTGGATTAACTTTTCACTTAATGGAATGTAAAACTGGGACccggagaaagaaggaagaggactcTTCCCAAATCACCTAGTGGGTTAGGAAAGATGATAGAAGTTTCTAGAATGCCTGCCCGGCCAAATGCTTCTCACAGTGTTGGCTGTATCAGTGTCATGGGCCCCCCAGCCACACTCGCAGTGTCATTTGTAGTTGGAAGATGGGCAGACACAGGCCTGACTCTCTGAGACAGGATTGTTAATCCTGCTTTCCTTTCACTTCTGCCCTTCTTGTGGGAAAGTTCTGCAGAAAACGGACAAATTCAGGGagagtgcatgcacacacacaggtacacacagctgtgtgtatacacacaatcAGTACCTGTGCTCTTAAGCACACACCAAGTGCTTGAACAGAAACATCCACTCCTGTTTGTTGCCCTCCTGGCCCAAAGCATCTGTCCTTTCCCCAGAAAGGCTGCTGTCTGTTATCTGGGAGCAAAAGAAATCGCTAGGGCACTTCTGGTCCCCAGAGCCCAGGGCCCAGGCCACACTCACCACGTCCACATCACACAGCCCCTGTCTGATGGGGAAAGTCCTGTGTCCTGGAGGCACTCCTTCctcctctggacctcagtttctctcCTATAGAAGgtgtacatgtgtatacacacacacacacacccatccatgTGTGTGCCCCTGTCCAGACAGGCCGTGGCTCTGGATTTaggcttggtggtggtggtttagacactaagtcatgtccgactgttgcgaccccatgggcagtacccctccaggttcctctgtccataggatttttccaggaaagaatactggagtgggttgccatttccttctccagggaatcttcccgacccagggatcaaacccaggtctcctgcactgcaggcggattctttaccaactgagctaccagggaagcccttggatcTAGGCTCAGGCTTGACTATTGGAAATGGGCCCCTGCGAAAGAAGCGAAAGGTGAGAGTCTGGTTCTGCCTGAAATGAGACCTTGGCCATTGCAGCGCTGAGGTCCGTGGTGGGACTGTGACTGGTCTGGAGTTCCGTTTCCCTGACCAACTTCCTGGTACAGTGAAAAGAGTATGAGCAGGGAGTCTGGAGGCCAGCATTTGAGTCCTGTCTCTGCTGTATGCctcttgtgtgaccttggacaagtcattttctctctgagcctcagctaaTGAAACTGGAAAATGGTGATAAAACTTACTTCATACACAGCTTCTTTGCAAACATCaagtgaagaaaggaaggagaccgTAGGAGGAATGAACCTTTCTCGAACATCCACAGTGTCCTCAGTGCTGGGCCAAGGACTTGACAGATGTAGAAATAAGAATtctattatcattttcttaacaATCATAGAAACTGCCATCAATCTGTGGCAGCAATCAAAGCAActgggttcagtcactcagtcacgtctgactctttgtgaccccatgaactgtagcatgccaggcttccctgtcctttgctatctctgggagtttgctcaaactcatgtctgttgagtcggtgattctatccagccatctcatcgtctgtcactcccttctcctcctgccctcaatctttcccagtgtcagggtcttttccgatgagttggctctttgccatcaggtgaccaaaatattagagcttcagcttcagcatcagtccttccaatgaacacttaaggttgatttcctttaggcttgactgacTTGATGTCCTTGCTATCCTTTGTACTGGGTCCTGGGCTAAGTGTGCTATGTGTATTAGTTCATTTAACGAAATAGGTGTTGTCCCATCCCTACCCCCGTcccacccccatttcacagatggtgagactgaggttcagagagcttctgtAAATTGGTGATGGTCTCCCAGCCTTTGGCTGCCACACCAGGCCTCATGGGTTTTGCACTGCATATCTCCCTGACTTGCCATTTACTAGGCTCCAGGGTGCATATGCCGCTATCACTGCAGAATCTGGATTCAAATCAGTCAGTGAGTCGCTCCAAGGCTCAGACTCCTACCAGCCTGGTGATCGCCCTGGAGCTGTCCACCCCCAGCACAGGGAAGCTCGCCAGTCTCCTGTTTTGTCCGACCCACCATATTCTCAACCAGGGAAGGAACGGGGTAGGAGGCTGCCTGGCCACAGAAGTgcaggtgggggagagagaggccccctggcaggagggtggggggtgggtatgCAGGGCAGATGGTCAGGCCACATGCCACCAGCCCAGCTGCGTGGGGCCCTCCCCGCCGCCCCATGTGAAGGCCATGTGTGTACAGCTGGGCCCGGTCCATGTGCGGGGCTGCTCCGGGCCAGGTGGGAGGGGTTCGAGGGAAAGCCTGGTGttgctgggtgggggaggggaggggcccgAGCCCGTGGGCCTCGGCCTTCCCTGACAGAACCTTCTGGCTCACAGGCTGTGCTTGCCCACAGGGCATCTGCTGCGCTTGCAAGATTTCCTCTCTCCCAGAGAAGTGTAAAGCCCCTCAGCGCTGGAGGAATGGCACTCTGGCCAGGCAGAGGCCTGGATCAGCAGGGCAGAGCCCTCAGGGCCTGCTGAGGTGCCTCTTCataagtgagagtgttagtcccTCAGGCTTGTCCGACTctcttccaccccatggactgtaaccggagaggcttctctgtccatgggattctccaggcaagagttctgaagtgggttgccattcccttttccaggggaaccttcccgacccagggatcgaacccaggtctcctacattgcaggtggagtctttactggctcagccaccagggaaggtgccATGGTCTTCTGCAGAATCCTCCACAAGTAAACTCAGGGTGGCCCAGAATGGGGCATGAGAATGGCGCCCCCAGCCCCGCACCTCCCTCACCCTCAGACTCCCTAGGATGCCAGGGGGCCGTGGCAGCCTGTGTCCCACTCCTCAGGGAATGAGGGACAGGCCTGTTTGCGTCCACAGGGGACAGGAGTGACAGAAGCCTCTCTCCAGCCCCCTTTTATCCAGTCACCAGGGCAACTGCCTTTTGAACCTCTTTGCAGGAGGTGAAGTACCTTACCTGGCCTTGTGGTCATGTATAGTAGTAGTAGTCCCACCTTCCCACTTCACAGGTGAGGACACTTACAGAGGTGGAATGAGTGACCAGGCTTTGTCCCGTCTGGCTCTGGGCCAGGGCTCATAAAGACTTAAGCCCAGGTTTTCAGGGTTCGGCCTCGTTGCTAGG is a genomic window of Muntiacus reevesi chromosome 3, mMunRee1.1, whole genome shotgun sequence containing:
- the ATOH8 gene encoding transcription factor ATOH8 isoform X1, with translation MKHIPVLQDGPWKTVCVKELNGLKKLKRKGKEPARRANGYKTFRLDLEAPERGATATNGLRDRTQRLQPVPTPVPARVAPVVPSGGGADTAGERGGARAPEVLDARKRGFALGAVGPGLPTPPPPPPPPAPQGQVPGGPETQPFREPGLRPRILLCAPPARPTPSAPQAPPAPPEPPVRPAPPTRPGESSYSSISHVIYNNHPDSSASPRKRPGEATAASSEIKALQQTRRLLANARERTRVHTISAAFEALRKQVPCYSYGQKLSKLAILRIACNYILSLARLADLDYSADHSNLSFSECVQRCTRTLQAEGRAKKRKIRFPYRLLRSIE
- the ATOH8 gene encoding transcription factor ATOH8 isoform X2; protein product: MKHIPVLQDGPWKTVCVKELNGLKKLKRKGKEPARRANGYKTFRLDLEAPERGATATNGLRDRTQRLQPVPTPVPARVAPVVPSGGGADTAGERGGARAPEVLDARKRGFALGAVGPGLPTPPPPPPPPAPQGQVPGGPETQPFREPGLRPRILLCAPPARPTPSAPQAPPAPPEPPVRPAPPTRPGESSYSSISHVIYNNHPDSSASPRKRPGEATAASSEIKALQQTRRLLANARERTRVHTISAAFEALRKQVPCYSYGQKLSKLAILRIACNYILSLARLADLDYSADHSNLSFSECVQRCTRTLQAEGRAKKRKE